One window of Trifolium pratense cultivar HEN17-A07 linkage group LG5, ARS_RC_1.1, whole genome shotgun sequence genomic DNA carries:
- the LOC123887565 gene encoding uncharacterized protein LOC123887565 — translation MKLAPITVFMFRDSEGFASAISEALYPNPSSSFTRQEDSFELSLESYGIKDHKASGNVIHYVDNHGIYKVSIVIMQHYEPPVLACALNEVLNKIVGGNPSTLPTLLVPFLVESSEVKGQSKSLRSDESVALTYGIQLGQITDIMQTLLKKTQEPPSTLRIQHENFACFRHFVCVMKLPTFFLIGQTSQYLNSKATKLHEAICEIGEILASSTGLQFSEDRVIWNPKKTSKEIKEPWRDLYG, via the exons ATGAAGTTAGCTCCAATCACAGTGTTTATGTTCAGAGATTCAGAGGGTTTTGCCTCTGCTATCTCAGAAGCTCTTTACCCTAACCCTTCTTCCTCCTTCACCCGCCA AGAGGACTCGTTTGAACTCTCTTTAGAGAGTTATGGAATCAAGGACCATAAAGCATCAGGGAACGTAATTCACTATGTTGATAATCATGGCATTTACAAG GTATCAATCGTGATTATGCAACACTATGAGCCACCAGTACTAGCATGTGCTCTTAATGAGGTCCTCAATAAAATTGTTGGAGGCAATCCATCTACATTACCTACACTTTTGGTGCCTTTTTTGGTGGAATCATCCGAAGTTAAAGGCCAAAGTAAATCCCTAAGATCAGATGAAAGTGTAGCCTTAACTTATGGCATACAGCTTGGTCAAATCACTGACATAATGCAGACCTTACTCAAGAAAACCCAGGAACCACCGTCTACATTGCGAATTCAGCACGAAAATTTTGCATGTTTTCGTCACTTTGTTTGTGTAATGAAGTTACCAACCTTCTTTCTAATTGGACAAACTAGTCAATATTTGAACAGTAAAGCTACCAAACTGCATGAG GCAATTTGTGAAATAGGCGAGATTTTGGCTAGCAGTACAGGTCTGCAGTTTTCAGAAGACAGAGTGATATGGAATCCAAAAAAGACATCAAAGGAGATCAAGGAGCCATGGCGTGATTTATATGGTTGA